The Glycine soja cultivar W05 chromosome 6, ASM419377v2, whole genome shotgun sequence genome has a window encoding:
- the LOC114415696 gene encoding uncharacterized protein LOC114415696: MGLGTLPLTPSYSSFSSKSGGLLHDITNHSRVNRSMKFRVSAKQEKQEEKKKQSLFSSVTEALDFSQVRSAEDAQLIEEAREATRSGERMSREQYGALRRKIGGTYKDFFKSYVEVDGAYVEEGWVDKTCKVCKKDTKGEARQVDKLGRYVHVACLEKANAGNFFTRLFSR; the protein is encoded by the exons ATGGGACTTGGGACTCTGCCACTGACCCCTTCTTACAGCAGTTTCTCTTCAAAGTCAGGAGGGCTTTTACATGACATCACCAATCACAGCAGGGTTAATAGAAGCATGAAATTCAGAGTTTCAGCCAAACAAGAGAagcaagaagagaagaaaaagcaaTCTTTGTTCAGCAGTGTGACTGAAGCTCTTGATTTTTCTCAAGTGAGATCTGCTGAGGATGCTCAGCTTATAGAAGAGGCTAGAGAAGCCACAAGATCGGGAGAAAGGATGAGTAGGGAACAG tATGGAGCTCTTAGAAGGAAAATTGGTGGTACATACAAGGATTTTTTCAAATCTTACGTTGAAG TGGACGGGGCATATGTAGAAGAGGGATGGGTTGACAAAACATGCAAGGTGTGCAAGAAGGATACTAAGGGCGAGGCAAGGCAAGTGGACAAGCTTGGAAGATATGTTCATGTAGCATGTCTAGAGAAGGCCAATGCAGGAAACTTCTTTACCAGACTCTTCTCTAGATAA
- the LOC114415697 gene encoding potassium transporter 2-like: MDLESSKCWDTSKGSWKTILLLAYQSLGVVYGDLSISPLYVYTSTFAEDIEHSETNEEIFGALSFVFWTLTLVPLFKYVFVVLRADDNGEGGTFALYSLICRHAKVSLLPNRQHADEALSTYKMEEAPEKDTSKVKMMLEKYKGLHTALLIVVLLGTCMVIGDGLLTPAISVFSAVSGLEVSMSKKHHQYAVIPITCFILVCLFALQHYGTHRVGFLFAPIVLAWLLCISTLGLYNIFKWNPHVYKALSPYYMFKFLKKTRISGWMSLGGILLCITGSEAMFADLGHFSYMAIQIAFTFLVYPALILAYMGQAAYLSHHHDSELQISFYVSVPESVRWPVLILAILASVVGSQAIISGTFSIINQSQSLGCFPRVKVVHTSDKIHGQVYIPEINWILMILCIAVTIGFRDTKHMGNASGLAVMTVMLVTTCLTSLVIVVCWQKPPIIALCFLLFFGFIELLYFSASLTKFCEGAWLPILLALFLMIIMFLWHYATIRKYEYDLHNKVSLDWLLALGPSLGIARVPGIGLVFTDLTTGIPANFSRFVTNLPAYHRILVFVCVKSVPVPHVPAAERYLVGRVGPAAHRSYRCIVRYGYRDVHQDVDSFESELVARLADFIQYDWYRSRRSSMSIEDDGSNSNESSSYRLTVIGTTGFTIQPGYESGGESVQQASVSVGFPTVQSVTDVIEMEPVMTERRVRFAIEDEPESDARSETGVQMQEELEDLYAAQEAGIAFILGHSHVRAKQGSSVLKKLALNYGYNFLRRNCRGPDVALKVPPVSLLEVGMVYIV, from the exons ATGGATCTTGAATCCAGCAAGTGTTGGGACACCTCAAAG GGCTCTTGGAAGACTATTCTGCTCTTGGCCTACCAAAGCCTTGGTGTTGTATATGGGGACTTGAGCATTTCTCCATTGTATGTTTACACAAGCACATTTGCTGAAGATATTGAGCATTCAGAGACCAATGAAGAGATTTTTGGTGCCCTTTCTTTTGTCTTCTGGACTCTGACACTGGTGCCACTCTTCAAGTACGTTTTTGTGGTTCTTCGAGCTGATGATAATGGAGAGG GAGGTACTTTTGCTCTATATTCCTTGATTTGTAGGCATGCTAAAGTTAGTCTCCTACCAAATCGACAACACGCGGATGAAGCGCTTTCTACATATAAGATGGAGGAGGCTCCAGAGAAAGATACTTCTAAAGTGAAGATGATGCTTGAGAAATATAAGGGCTTGCACACAGCTCTCCTAATTGTGGTTCTTCTTGGCACTTGTATGGTAATAGGGGATGGTCTACTTACCCCAGCTATTTCTG TTTTCTCGGCAGTATCTGGTCTTGAGGTATCTATGTCCAAGAAACACCACCAGT ATGCTGTGATTCCCATCACTTGCTTCATACTGGTGTGTTTGTTTGCACTACAACACTATGGTACACATAGGGTGGGATTCCTTTTTGCTCCAATTGTGTTGGCATGGCTGTTGTGCATCAGCACACTtggtttatataatatattcaaatgGAATCCGCATGTATATAAAGCTCTTTCGCCATATTATATGTTCAAGTTCTTGAAGAAGACAAGGATAAGTGGATGGATGTCTTTGGGTGGAATATTGCTGTGCATAACAG GCTCAGAAGCTATGTTTGCTGATCTTGGACATTTCTCATATATGGCTATTCAG ATTGCATTCACCTTTCTGGTATATCCTGCGCTTATATTGGCCTATATGGGTCAAGCTGCTTATTTGTCGCATCATCATGATTCCGAACTCCAAATCAGTTTCTATGTCTCAGTTCCAG AAAGTGTGAGGTGGCCAGTGCTTATATTAGCTATTCTAGCTTCTGTTGTGGGAAGCCAAGCAATCATCAGCGGAACATTTTCTATCATAAACCAAAGCCAATCTCTAGGTTGCTTCCCAAGAGTTAAGGTTGTTCATACATCTGACAAGATACATGGTCAGGTCTACATTCCTGAAATTAATTGGATACTCATGATCCTCTGCATTGCTGTGACCATTGGATTTAGGGACACAAAACACATGGGAAATGCTTCAG GGTTAGCAGTGATGACCGTGATGCTGGTGACAACATGCCTTACTTCTTTAGTAATTGTAGTTTGTTGGCAGaaaccccctataatagctctTTGCTTCCTGTTGTTCTTTGGCTTTATTGAACTGCTGTATTTCTCAGCTTCACTGACAAAGTTTTGTGAGGGTGCCTGGTTACCTATTCTGCTGGCCCTATTCCTCATGATTATAATGTTTCTTTGGCACTATGCGACCATCAGAAAATATGAATACGATCTTCACAACAAGGTGTCACTAGATTGGCTTCTAGCCTTAGGTCCAAGCTTGGGAATTGCTAGAGTCCCAGGAATAGGCCTAGTGTTCACTGACCTCACCACTGGCATCCCAGCAAACTTCTCCCGCTTTGTTACCAACCTCCCTGCATATCACCGCATCCTTGTTTTCGTGTGTGTAAAATCAGTGCCTGTCCCTCATGTCCCTGCTGCTGAGAGGTATCTGGTAGGCCGTGTAGGACCTGCTGCTCATCGGTCCTACCGGTGTATAGTCAGATATGGATATCGTGATGTTCATCAAGATGTTGATTCCTTTGAGTCTGAACTAGTAGCAAGGCTTGCTGATTTCATCCAATATGATTGGTACCGATCTAGGAGGAGTAGCATGAGCATTGAGGATGATGGTTCAAACTCCAATGAATCATCAAGTTACAGATTAACTGTAATTGGAACAACTGGTTTCACCATCCAACCAGGATACGAGAGTGGCGGGGAGAGTGTGCAGCAAGCAAGTGTATCTGTTGGTTTCCCAACTGTACAAAGTGTGACTGATGTTATTGAGATGGAACCGGTCATGACTGAGAGGAGAGTGAGGTTTGCTATTGAAGATGAGCCTGAGAGTGATGCAAGGTCTGAGACAGGAGTGCAAATGCAGGAAGAGTTGGAAGATCTTTATGCTGCTCAAGAAGCTGGGATTGCCTTCATTCTAGGGCATTCTCATGTAAGAGCAAAGCAAGGCTCATCTGTACTAAAAAAGTTGGCACTTAACTATGGCTACAATTTCTTGAGAAGGAATTGTAGAGGCCCTGATGTTGCACTTAAGGTTCCCCCAGTTTCTCTTTTGGAAGTTGGCATGGTTTATATTGTGTAG